A region from the Halorussus halophilus genome encodes:
- a CDS encoding glycosyltransferase: MKALQLTTTPRPFFDQQVAALEERGIECETLSVPRTGDDGRSPDDYLRYLPQVLGESADYDLVHANYGLVAPYALGAARRAGAPLVITFWGTDLMGPTWLRRLSTATAKFADGVVLPSRAMDAHLDDDYTYVPFGVDTDMFRPIPRDEARERVGWSDEEYSVLFPYDTDRPEKDYERAKKVVTQSGPDAELRTISGVEYEEMPYYMNAADALIVTSERESGPMVVKEAAACNVPVVSTDVGFVRETIEGVEGSAVCTTDEELVAGLETAFDAERSDGRDSIPCLSVNAMGDRLAGLYDRVCSGADAGVDVSAGAGSSADVDADASPGAAAGGGHRGN; this comes from the coding sequence TGCGAGACGCTCTCCGTGCCGCGAACTGGCGACGACGGCCGCTCGCCGGACGACTACCTGCGGTACCTCCCGCAGGTCCTCGGCGAGTCTGCCGACTACGACCTCGTCCACGCGAACTACGGACTGGTCGCGCCGTACGCGCTCGGTGCCGCCCGCCGAGCAGGTGCGCCGCTAGTCATCACCTTCTGGGGAACCGACCTGATGGGACCGACGTGGCTTCGGCGACTCAGCACCGCCACCGCGAAGTTCGCGGACGGTGTCGTCCTGCCCAGTCGGGCGATGGACGCCCACCTCGACGACGACTACACCTACGTCCCGTTCGGGGTCGATACCGACATGTTCCGACCGATTCCGCGCGACGAGGCCCGCGAGCGCGTCGGGTGGTCCGACGAGGAGTACTCCGTCCTCTTCCCCTACGACACCGACCGTCCGGAGAAGGACTACGAGCGCGCGAAGAAAGTGGTCACCCAAAGCGGTCCCGACGCCGAACTGCGGACGATTTCAGGTGTCGAGTACGAGGAGATGCCCTACTACATGAACGCCGCAGACGCCCTGATCGTGACTTCCGAGCGCGAGAGCGGTCCGATGGTCGTCAAGGAGGCCGCCGCCTGCAACGTCCCGGTCGTCTCGACGGACGTCGGATTCGTCCGTGAGACCATCGAAGGCGTCGAAGGCTCGGCGGTCTGCACGACCGACGAGGAACTCGTCGCAGGTCTCGAAACTGCGTTCGACGCCGAGCGCTCGGACGGTCGCGACTCGATACCCTGCCTGAGCGTCAATGCGATGGGCGACCGACTCGCGGGGCTGTACGACCGCGTTTGCAGCGGTGCGGATGCGGGCGTGGATGTGAGTGCGGGAGCAGGTTCGAGTGCAGATGTGGATGCGGATGCGAGTCCAGGTGCGGCAGCAGGAGGTGGCCACCGTGGGAATTAG
- a CDS encoding DNA-directed RNA polymerase subunit epsilon produces the protein MTEGGGDTQTAAWQHGAIGDDASGERHRRDDRQLSQRPGDGTVARADLQRDQTVRRWGPVTPSATQIGRARSPDEDLSESVRRLHEERHGAMAGHSERMHRLDKLRITHALCNDLSLTPWQRDRAVGVMSDLDLTAFGSQRAIPKVALVVIRHVVDREREHYLGLHDHDWIGRLGPEQLNGLYDQFRSITDEQRFDDLLEKHGLDITSLNRLRRVLEDQIDQQDLEDAVHGRNPHRDPNLPSLTARSEDPAGENSDGESDGAESSD, from the coding sequence ATGACCGAGGGTGGTGGCGACACGCAGACCGCGGCGTGGCAACACGGGGCGATAGGAGACGACGCATCGGGGGAGCGACACCGCCGGGATGACCGGCAACTCAGCCAGCGGCCGGGCGACGGCACCGTAGCGCGGGCGGACCTCCAGCGCGACCAGACGGTGCGCCGCTGGGGACCAGTCACACCGAGCGCGACCCAAATCGGTCGCGCCCGGTCGCCGGACGAAGACCTCAGCGAGAGCGTGCGGCGACTCCACGAGGAGCGCCACGGCGCGATGGCCGGCCACAGCGAGCGTATGCACCGTCTCGACAAGCTTCGCATCACCCACGCGCTCTGCAACGACCTCTCGCTGACGCCGTGGCAGCGCGACCGCGCGGTCGGCGTCATGTCGGACCTCGACCTCACCGCGTTCGGGAGCCAGCGCGCCATCCCGAAAGTCGCGCTCGTCGTCATTCGCCACGTGGTGGACCGCGAGCGCGAACACTACCTCGGACTGCACGACCACGATTGGATAGGCCGCCTCGGTCCCGAGCAACTGAACGGCCTCTACGACCAGTTCCGCTCCATCACCGACGAGCAGCGGTTCGACGACTTGCTCGAAAAACACGGTCTCGACATCACGAGTCTCAACCGACTTCGGCGCGTCCTCGAAGACCAAATCGACCAGCAGGACCTAGAAGACGCCGTCCACGGGCGCAACCCGCACCGCGACCCGAACCTGCCGAGTCTCACCGCGCGCAGTGAAGACCCTGCGGGAGAAAACAGCGACGGCGAAAGTGACGGCGCCGAGAGTAGCGACTAA
- a CDS encoding DUF1616 domain-containing protein: MERHSWWFLDLLAILAYTGVAAVAAMGIVGGVIRAALVVPLIVFVPGYVVIAAVYPRRDGTSSLPAFDDSMQPPDRYAVSGAERFVLSAVVSVAVVPMVAAIAHFTPMGITLMPVLMGVVGVTVLFTLLTAISRLRVSPEDRYAVAPSSLGLLVEGLFGPRHDDGSTVRILNVVLVVAILLVAASGAFAATQQPKSEQFTNFYLVTDEPGGQGSPPSYASDLTKGQAQSYTVSIENQEGRAVEYTAVVQLQRVETADGGDSVRVTGADQLDTFSKTLTPGEQYNHTHEVTPTASGDDLRIVYLLYTGDPPANPTVQNADYTLKMPVNVSGGGSNSLAPPEQASEVSGD, translated from the coding sequence ATGGAACGACACAGTTGGTGGTTTCTCGACCTGCTGGCCATCCTCGCCTACACGGGGGTGGCCGCGGTCGCCGCGATGGGAATCGTCGGGGGTGTGATTCGGGCCGCACTGGTGGTGCCGCTCATCGTCTTCGTCCCCGGATACGTAGTGATAGCGGCCGTCTACCCGCGGCGAGACGGTACCTCGTCGCTTCCGGCGTTCGACGACTCGATGCAACCGCCGGACCGCTACGCCGTCAGTGGTGCCGAGCGGTTCGTCCTCTCGGCCGTGGTGAGCGTCGCAGTCGTACCGATGGTCGCGGCCATCGCTCACTTCACGCCGATGGGCATCACGCTGATGCCGGTTCTGATGGGTGTTGTCGGAGTGACCGTCCTGTTCACGCTGCTGACTGCCATCTCGCGGCTTCGGGTCAGCCCCGAAGACCGGTACGCCGTTGCTCCCTCCTCGCTGGGTCTCCTGGTCGAGGGACTGTTCGGTCCTCGTCACGACGACGGTTCGACCGTTCGAATCCTGAACGTCGTCCTCGTCGTGGCCATCCTGCTGGTCGCGGCGAGCGGAGCGTTCGCGGCCACACAACAGCCCAAGTCCGAACAGTTCACGAACTTCTACCTCGTCACCGACGAACCGGGCGGTCAAGGTTCGCCGCCGTCCTACGCGAGTGACCTGACGAAGGGACAGGCTCAGTCCTACACAGTGTCTATCGAGAATCAAGAAGGACGAGCGGTCGAGTACACCGCAGTCGTCCAACTCCAGCGCGTCGAGACGGCCGATGGCGGCGACAGCGTCCGCGTGACGGGAGCAGACCAGCTCGACACGTTCAGTAAGACGCTGACGCCGGGCGAACAGTACAATCACACCCACGAAGTCACGCCGACCGCGTCGGGTGACGACCTCCGAATCGTCTACCTGCTGTACACGGGCGACCCACCCGCGAACCCGACAGTGCAGAACGCGGACTACACGCTGAAGATGCCGGTGAACGTCTCCGGCGGCGGGTCGAACTCCCTCGCGCCGCCAGAGCAAGCAAGCGAAGTTAGTGGGGATTGA
- a CDS encoding metal-dependent hydrolase, translated as MFPWEHVAFGYLCYSLLAHLAGRSPSDAAAVAVVAATLGPDLVDKTLSWVLEIFPQGYSVGHSIFVAGILSTVVFAVAAKRNRPFVGVAFGVAYLSHLFGDVVYPVVFGDPISAKKILWPLVTLPPYENDISALDRFLYYTDRYLEQLVALEPSPFLLAELAFLFVAFLVWVYDGVPILSALWSWVKPDRDEPGERPA; from the coding sequence ATGTTCCCTTGGGAGCACGTCGCCTTCGGATACCTCTGCTACTCGCTGCTAGCGCATCTCGCCGGACGGTCGCCGAGCGACGCGGCCGCGGTCGCAGTCGTCGCCGCCACGCTCGGCCCGGACCTCGTGGACAAGACGCTGTCGTGGGTCCTCGAAATCTTCCCGCAGGGGTACTCGGTCGGCCACTCGATATTCGTCGCTGGGATTCTCTCGACCGTCGTCTTCGCGGTGGCGGCCAAGCGAAATCGGCCGTTCGTCGGCGTCGCGTTCGGCGTCGCCTACCTCTCACATCTCTTCGGCGACGTGGTCTACCCCGTCGTCTTCGGCGACCCCATCAGCGCCAAGAAGATACTCTGGCCGCTGGTGACGCTGCCGCCGTACGAGAACGACATCTCCGCGCTGGACCGGTTCCTCTACTACACCGACCGCTACCTCGAACAGTTGGTCGCGCTGGAACCGAGTCCGTTCCTGCTCGCGGAGTTGGCCTTCCTGTTCGTCGCCTTCCTCGTCTGGGTGTACGACGGCGTGCCGATCCTCTCGGCGCTGTGGTCGTGGGTCAAGCCCGACCGCGACGAACCGGGCGAACGACCAGCCTAA